The genomic DNA CCCGGGCAGAAGGGCGGCCGGACCGTCCGGGACGGGTGGCGGCCCGACGCCGGGCCCTTCCGGGCGGCCGAGGAGCAGCTCGGCGCCTACTTCGCCGGGGAGCTGACGGAGTTCTCGCTGCCGCTGCGCGCGGAGGGCACCGCCTTCCGGGAGCGGGTGTGGGCCGCCCTGGACGACGTGCCCTACGGGGCGACGACGACATACGGCGAGATCGCCGCGCGCATCGGCGCCTCGCGGCCCGCGGTACGCGCCGTCGGGGGCGCGATCGGCGCGAATCCGCTGCTGATCCTGCGCCCCTGCCACCGGGTGATCGGCGCCGACGGCTCCCTGACCGGGTACGCGGGCGGACTGGAACGCAAGACGCGGCTGCTGTCGCTGGAGGGCGCCCCGCTCAGCCGGCCAGCACCGCTCCCAGCCACGCCCCGGTGATCAGCAGGCAGGCGAACAGCTCGGTCAGCAGGTCGGCGCCGCCCTGGCGCATCGCCGTCCGCAGCGACGCCATCGCCTCGCCGTGCCGCCCCAGCCGCAGCCGCTCGGCGAGGTAGATGCCGCCCATGAAGCCGGGGATCGCGCCGAGCACGGGGACCAGGACGAAGCCGAGGACGGCGCCCGCGCCCGCGTACGCCGTCAGCCGGCGCATGGCCTCGTCCCGGCGTTTCCTGCGGGTCGGCAGTGCCCAGCGCACCGCCCGGGACAGCAGGAGCACGACGGTGGCGCCGACCAGGACCGCCCACGCGAGCGGCTGCGGATCCTTCAGCGCCCACCACAGGACCCCGGCCCACACCAGCCACGATCCCGGCACGCCGGGCAGCAGGACGCCGCACAGCCCGAGCAGAATGACCAGGCCGGCCAGCAGGAGGTCCCACGCTCCCATCTGTCCAGGGTGCAGGAGTCCGGCCCGGTTCGCAGAAGTCGGCCCGGTCGGCGAGGTCGGCTCAGTGCTTTCTGGCCACCCAGTCCCTCTCGTAGGCGTGCCAGCCCAGCTGGAGCCGGGTCGTGACCCCGGTCAGCTCCATCAGGCGCTTCACCCGCCGCTGCACGGTCCGCAGGCCCAGGTCGAGCTGCTTGGCCACGCTCGCGTCGGTCAGTCCGGCGAGCAGCAGGGAGAGGATCTCCAGATCGGTGCCGTCGGGGCCGTCGGGGGCCTGCTCGGTCACGCCGGAGGCACCCAGGCGCAGCGGGAGGGCGTCCCGCCACACGACCTCGAACAGGCCCGACAGCAGTTCGAGCAGGCCGCTGGAGTGCACCACCAGCGCGGCGGGCTCCGAGGAGCGCGCGGTGAGCGGGACCAGGGCGAGGGAGCGGTCGGCCACGATCAGCTTGGTCGGCACCCGGTCCACGACCCGGACCTGCTCGTCGCGGCCCAGCGCGGCGGTCAGCTCGGTGATGCCGGTCGGCAGGTCGAGGACCGACCGCTCGACCACCACCCGGTAGCGGACACCGCGCCCGGTGGCCTGTTCCTCCGCGTCGTTCTCCATGCCGGTCACGGCCACCGGCTTGTCGGTGACCAGCGCGCACACCTCGTCGCCGGCGCCGAGCTGGAGCTGGAGGAATCGCTGGGCGACGGCCCCGGCGCCGGTCACCACCTCCACCAGGTCGTGCACCGCGGGCTCGGCCGCCGCCGCCCGGTACTCCTCCGCCAGCAGCGCCGCCGCCAGCTCCGCCCGCTCCAGCTCGTGCCGCTGCTGGGTGAGCAGGGCGCCCAGCGCGACGCCCGGCGGGGCCGCGACCCAGCGTCCCGGGCGGGCCGAGGACTGGGCGGCGAGCCCGTTCTGCTCCAGCCGGCGCAGCGCGCGCTCGGTGTCCCGCTCGCCGAGCGCCAGCCGCCTGGCCAGATCCGGTACGTCTGCCGCGCCCACCGACACCAGCGCCCGGTACGCGGCCTCGTGCGTGTCCTCCAGCCCCAGCACTCCCAGCATCAGGTGTCGCCCCTCCCCAGAACCATGCCCACCTCCACCTGCGCGGACGCCCGTGGCGGAAAACGGCCACGGCGCAAAGCCGCCTCGGGACATCATCGCCGTACCGCCGGTCACTCTGCCAAGGTGGCGTCGCCGGGCGGTCCTCCCGTGGGGGGTGGGGCCGCTCGGCCGCCCCACCCCGCAGAACTGTTCGACGCGTCCCCCGACACGCCGCCCGGCGCACGCCGGCCCGCCCCGAATTTCCCGATGCCCCGTTTTCATCCGGGCCCATCGGTGGACAATCAGGAGCATGAGTCAGCAGGGGGGAAGGCCCACCGGTCCCACCGGTCCCATCGGACCTGAGGACGACTGGTGGGGGCAGCTGTACGACGACTCCACCGACGACACCGGCCCCACGGCCGCGCCCGATTCCCTCGACGACCGCTTCGCCTCGGCGGCGGGCACGCTGGCCCGCGGACCGGCGGCCCCCGGCCCCGGCGAGCCGACGCACCCGACGCCACCACCGTCCCCCACCGCGCCCGAACCGGGACGGCCCTGGTGGTCCCGGACCCCGCCCGCCGTCCCCGGCCCCCGCACCGGGGACGACGCCCCACGGGGCAGTGCTGGACGCGCCGGGGGAGCGGCGGCCGAGGGCACCGGCTCGGGAGGACGCGGCCGGTACGGGTCTCCGGGCTCCCCGGGGGCGGGTGACGGCGGGCCCGGGGACGGTGGGCCCTCGCCGGCTGCCGGGCCGTCCCGGCCCAGGGCTCCCTGGGAGCCTCCGTCCGCGACATCCGCCGGTCCGAGGAGCTTTCCGGCCGCGGGTCCCGAGCCCGGCGGTACGGGCGCCCCCGGCGCGCGACGGCCCACGCCCGCCGGAGCTCCGCCGCCGGGTGAACCGTCCGGTCCCGTGGCGCCGGGAGCGGGGTCGGTGTGGTCGGGGAGCGGGCACTCCGGCGCGCCGTCCGTCCCGGCGGGGGCGCCGCCGGCCGGGAGGACCGGTTCCGCGTCGCCCCCGGTGCCGGGTGCCGGGCGGCCTCCCGCGCCGAGGCGGCCGGACCCGCGTGGACCGACCACGTCGGGGTCCGGTGCCGGTGACCTCAGAGAGCCGCCCGAGGCGGTTCCGCCGCCCCGGGCCGTGTCCGGCCTGCCCCCGCTTCCGCCGCCCTTCCTCCCCTCCTCGGACGCCGCCGACCGCGACTACGTCGGCAGCGGGCCGCCCACCTACGACGCCGCGCCCAGCGCGCTGCCGCCCGCCGATCCCGACGGCCTCGACGGGCTGGTCCCGGACACCGTGCTGGAGGGCGCCCGGTACGGGACGTGCACGCTGCGGGCCGTCTCCGTGCGCGGGGACTCCGCCCGCTACCGGGGCGAGCCGCGGCGCGACGCGCTGCTCGTCGCCCGGTTCGGCGCGGGCGAGCAGGCGCTGATCCTGGTGGCGATGGCGACCGGCGCCCGTGCCACCGCCGGGGCGCACCGGGCGGCGGCCGAGGTGTGCCGGTGGATCGGGCGGGCCGTGGGCCGCAGCCACGCCCGGCTCGCCGAGGACCTGCGGGCCGCCCGGCGCGGCGACCTGAAGTCCGGCCTGCACCGCCTCACCGACCGCAGCCTCGGCCGGCTCCGGGCGGGGGCCGCCGAACAGGGCCTGGCCCCGGACGAGTACGCGGCCACCCTGCGCTGCCTGCTGCTGCCCGCGGACCCCGGGTGCCGCACGCGGGTGTTCTTCGGCGTCGGCGCGGGCGGACTGCTCCGGCTGCGGGACGGCGCCTGGCAGGACATGGAGCCGGACGCCGGTGACGTCACCGGAGAGCCCGTCCTCGGCTTCGGCTCCGCGCCGAGCGACGCGCCGAGCGAGACGCCCGAGGGCGACCGGCTCACCATGGACCTCGGCATCACCACGCCCCCGGGCCCGTACGACGGCCCGCCCGCCGGGCCGCCCCGCGAGCCCTTCCGCTTCCGGGCCTCCGTAGCCCGCCCGGGTGATGTGCTCCTGATGTGCACCGCGGGCCTCGCCGAGCCACTGCTGAGCGAGCCCGAGCTGGGCGAACTCCTCGCGCGGCGATGGGCGGGCCGCCCGGCGCCCGGACCGGGGGAGTTCCTCGCGGACAGCGGCGTACGGGTCAAGGGATACGCGGACGACCGTACGGCCGCCGCCGTTTGGGAGGCGTGAGACCGCTCGCTGTGGCATAGCTGGACCCATGGCCAAACAGAACGTCGCGGAACAGTTCGTCGACATCCTCACCCGCGCCGGGGTCGAGCGCCTCTACGGAGTGGTCGGGGACAGCCTCAACCCGGTCGTGGACGCCGTGCGCCGCCACTCCGGCATCGAATGGGTGCACGTGCGGCACGAGGAGACCGCAGCCTTCGCCGCCGGGGCGGAGGCACAGATCACGGGGAAGCTCGCCGCGTGCGCCGGCTCGTGCGGCCCCGGCAACCTCCACCTCATCAACGGGCTCTACGACGCCCACCGCTCGATGGCCCCCGTCCTCGCCCTCGCCTCCCAGATCCCGTCCAGCGAGATCGGGCTCGGCTTCTTCCAGGAGACCCACCCCGACCAGCTGTTCCGCGAGTGCAGCCACTACAGCGAGCTGATCTCCAGCCCGAAGCAGATGCCGAGACTGCTGCAGACCGCCATCCAGCACGCCGTCGGCCAGGGCGGCGTCAGCGTCGTCTCGCTGCCCGGCGACGTCGCGGACGAGCCCGCCCCGGAGAAGGCGGCCGAGACGGCGCTCGTCACCTCCCGGCCCACCGTCCGGCCCGGCGACGAGGAGATCGACCGGCTGGTGCGGATGATCGACGACGCCGACAAGGTCACCCTGTTCTGCGGCAGCGGCACCGCCGGCGCGCACGCCGAGGTCATGGAGTTCGCCGGGAAGCTCAAGGCACCGGTGGGGCACGCCCTGCGGGGCAAGGAGTTCATCCAGTACGACAACCCCTACGACGTCGGCATGAGCGGGCTGCTCGGCTACGGCGCCGCCTACGAGGCCACCCACGAGTGCGACCTGCTGCTCCTGATCGGCACCGACTTCCCGTACAACGCCTTCCTCCCGAACGACGTGAAGATCGCCCAGATCGACGTCCGGCCCGAGCACCTGGGACGGCGCTCCAAACTGGACCTCGCGGTGTGGGGCGACGCGCGGGAGACGCTGCGCTGCCTGATCCCGCGGGTGAAGGAGAAGAAGAGCCGCCGCTTCCTCGACCGGATGCTGAAGAAGCACGCGGACGCGCTGGAGGGCGTCGTCAAGGCGTACACCCGCAAGGTCGACAAGCACGTCCCGATCCACCCCGAGTACGTGGCCGCCCTGCTCGACGAAATGGCCGACGACGACGCGGTGTTCACCGTCGACACCGGGATGTGCAATGTCTGGGCGGCCCGCTACATCTCGCCCAACGGACGCCGCCGCATCATCGGTTCCTTCTCCCACGGTTCGATGGCGAACGCGCTGCCGATGGCGATCGGCGCCCAGTTCACCGACCGGCGCCGGCAGGTCGTGTCGATGTCCGGCGACGGCGGATTCACCATGCTGATGGGCGACTTCCTCACCCTCGTCCAGCACGACCTCCCGGTGAAGGTCGTCCTCTTCAACAACTCCTCGCTCGGCATGGTGGAGTTGGAGATGCTCGTGGCCGGCCTGCCCTCGCACGGCGTGGCCAACAAGAACCCCGACTTCGCCGCCGTCGCCGAGGCCTGCGGCGTCTTCGGCGTCAGGGTGGAGAAGCCCAAGGACCTGGCCGGGGCGCTGAAGGCGGCCTTCAAGCACAAGGGCCCCGCCCTCGTCGACGTCGTCACCGACCCCAACGCCCTGTCCATCCCGCCGAAGATCAGCGCCGACATGGTCACCGGCTTCGCCCTGTCCGCCTCGAAGATCGTGCTGGACGGCGGCGTCGGACGCATGGTCCAGATGGCCCGTTCGAACCTGCGCAACGTCCCGCGTCCGTGACCGTACGGACAGCCGGTCCGAATCCGGATGACTGGCGAGGGCCCGAACGGGCAAGGCTTTCCCCGTGAAGTTGTTCGACCGGAGCGGGACAGACGGGGGGAGACGACATCAGCGCGCCGACGGGGGACATGAAGGAGCAGGCGGTGCCACAGCTCAGGCGGCGGCTCGGCCGGGCGGACCTGCGGGCGGTGCCCGAGGCCCGGCGGGCACTGCGTGAACTGCTGCGGCACTGGGGTGGGCCCGGGCAGTCGGAGGTCGCGGAGCTGCTCGCCAGCGAGCTGGTCACCAACGCGCTCGTGCACACCGACGAGGGCGCCGTCCTGACCGCGACGGTCGGGCCGCGTGCCCTGCGGGTCGAGGTACGGGACTTCGTGGGCCGGGGCCGGCAGCCCCGGCCGCGCGCACCGCAGCGGGAGGAGAGCACCAACGGCAGAGGGCTGGTCCTGGTCGAGTCGCTCGCCGACGACTGGGGCGTACAGCCCTGTGAGGTGGGCAAGTCGGTCTGGTTCGAACTGGGCGCGGCAGCGGGTGCGGAAGCGGCCTGAGGCGCCGGGCAGACCGGCGCCTCAGACCATCGGCATCACTTGCGGTGCGCGCTCGGCCTAGCCGAACTGCTGCTCCAGGTCCTTGAGCTTGCGCTCCAGGGAGTCCAGGCGGGGCAGGGCCTGGGTGTCGTCCTCCGCGGTGAGGTCGACGGTCCCCACGGTCATCTGCTCAGACCCGCTCCGCACGGGCTGCAGGGAGGGCCGCCGGCTCGCCGCGGGCAGTTGCTCCGGGGTCGATATGGCAGGCTCCGCGGCGGCGCGTTCCGAGCCCCGCTCGACCTGCTGCACCTCGACCTCGACCTGACGGCCGCCGCGCCCGGGGAAGCCGCGGTGGCCGTGGCCCCGGCTGATCGCCTTGAGCTGCGCCCGCTCCAGCCGCTCCTGCTCGCGCCGCCGGAGCTTCTTCTCCTCCTTCTGGCGCCGGTCGTCGCGCACCTCCTCGACGGCCTCGTCCAGGCTGCGCACACCCTCCAGGAGCATCAGCGACCAGGCGCGGTACGTCTCGCGGGGCGCGCGCAGCCAGCGGACCATGCGGATCTGCGGCAGCGGACGCGGCACCAGGCCCTGCTCGCGCAGGGCGGCCCGGCGGGTCTGCTTCAGGGCCCGGTCGAACAGCACCGCCGCCGACAGGGACATGCCCGCGAAGAAGTGCGGGGCACCCGCGTGCCCCAGGCCGCGAGGCGCGTGCACCCAGTTGAACCAGGCCGCGGCGAAGGCGAAGGCCCACACCAGTATCCGCGAGCCGAGCGCCGCGTCTCCGTGGCTGGCCTCGCGCACCGCGAGGACGGAGCAGAACATCGCCGCACCGTCGAGACCGAACGGGACCAGGTACTGCCAGCCGCCGCTCAGGCCGAGGTTCTGCTCGCCGAAGCCGACCAGACCGTGGAAGGAGAGCGCCGCGGCGACCGCGGCACAGCAGAAGAGCAGGACGTAGGAGAAGGTGCCGTAGAGGGCCTCCTTGCGCCGGCGGCGCTCCTCCATGCGCTCCCACGAGTCGTCCGCGCCCGCGTCCTTCCCCGAGGAACGCTTGCCGCGCGCGAGCACCGCCACCGCCGCCAGCATGCCCAGGAGCAGCACGGCGCCCGGAAGCAGCCAGTTCAGCGATATGTCGGTCAATCTCATCTGGGGTCCCTTGCAGTGGGATAGGGCGTAACGCCCGCCATGGTGGCCCAAACCCAGCGGCCCTCAGGGGGTTTCGGGGCAAGAGGCCGCCAAGGGAGTGCAGAGGGGGTGCCCAGGGCGGCGTTCTGCTCGAACTGCCGCGTGAGGGGCGGGAGTTGAGTTCGATTAAGACTACCCGTACGGGTGGTTCCACGGAAAGTTCCCGCGACGTGTGGGGGAGTTGTGGAACAACGCGGACGATCTTAGCTGACGGCCGCTCAGCCCGTCGCGGCGAGCAGCCTGTCCACGCGGTCGGCGTCACAGGTCCGCGGGCAGGTGGCGCAGGTGTCCTCGGGGCGCAGGGTGAAGAACATGCAGCAGCTCGCCCGGTCCCGGGTGTGCAGCGGTTCGCCGTCCGGCCCCTTCAGCTCGCGGAACGCCGCGTCCCCGACGTACGGCTTGGTCGCGCCCGGCAGCAGCAGCTCCAGCTCGTGCCGCGCCCGCTCCTGCTCGCCGAGCAGATGGGCGACGTACCACAGGCCTTCGACGACCTCATCGGTCGCCATTCCCCACAGCGCGCGTCCGCGCCGCCGCATCCGGGGGCCGAATCCGGCCAGGACCGGCTCCAGGTGCTCGGCGACCGCGGCCCGCACCTCGGCGCGCAGCGCCTCCTCGTCGGCGACCACCCGCGCGCCGGGCAGGCCGGCGGCGGAGTCGCCGGGGAGGCAGGCGAAGGACGCGGCACGCACCGCCATCCGCCCGAGCGGGAGCCCGGCGGCCGTGCGGTCGTAGGACACGTGGGCCGCGGGGTGGCGGGGCACCCGGCGGTGCAGGAACCACGGCACGGTGATCAGCAGGCAGGCGGGCCACGCGTACCGGTGCAGGCCGAAGCTCGCGATCACGTCCGGCCGGGCCCGCTGTCCGTAATCCCGCAGCACCTGGGCCTCGTCCCAGGCCAGGAAGCCCGCCAGCTCCGACCCGCCCGCGGCGAGGGAGGCGGCCGTGACCCAGCCGTCGCCGCCCGGGACCTCGTCGGCCGCGGCCAGTTCGGTCACGCCCAGCCCGGGGAGGACCTCGTTCAGGCGCGCGTAGGCGTCCGTGAGGGCCGTGCGGGCGACAGGCATGCGGGACCACCGATCCACGTCGGGACAACGGGCTGCTTAAAGGTAAGCCTTACCTTACTCAATATGTTCTTGGATTTGAACTGACGGCCCCTGCGCTTATGGTGCTTGACGGACAGGTGACAACCCGCCGTAATGACCCCAAGTACCGACACGTCCCGCAGGAGGACCCGTGAAGCACAGCGCGCAGGGCGCCGCAAGAACGGGTGCGGGTACGGGTACGGCGGCCGAAGCGGTGCGGATCCCGGTGCAGCCGGGAGCTGCGGACGGGGCACGGAACCGGGCCCCCGGCGGCGGCGAGCCGGACGGCTCGGCACGCGGCGAGCACACCCACGGCGAACCGCCGCTGCCCCGCCCGCGGGCCCTCGTCCAGCGTTCCTCCGTGCGCGGGCAGATCCTCGCCGCCCTGCGCTCCGCGCTGGGCACCGGTGAACTGCGGCCCGGCGAGGTCTACTCGGCCCCGGTGCTCGGCGAGCGGTTCGGCGTCTCGGCCACACCCGTGCGGGAGGCCATGCAGCAGCTCGCCCTGGAGGGCGCCGTCGAGGTCGTCCCCAACCGGGGCTTCCGCGTCCT from Streptomyces sp. CB09001 includes the following:
- a CDS encoding methylated-DNA--[protein]-cysteine S-methyltransferase, coding for MTTSTTTTTSTSIPVETYWHEVDSPVGRLLLTAASDGALTSLSVPGQKGGRTVRDGWRPDAGPFRAAEEQLGAYFAGELTEFSLPLRAEGTAFRERVWAALDDVPYGATTTYGEIAARIGASRPAVRAVGGAIGANPLLILRPCHRVIGADGSLTGYAGGLERKTRLLSLEGAPLSRPAPLPATPR
- a CDS encoding DUF456 domain-containing protein; the encoded protein is MGAWDLLLAGLVILLGLCGVLLPGVPGSWLVWAGVLWWALKDPQPLAWAVLVGATVVLLLSRAVRWALPTRRKRRDEAMRRLTAYAGAGAVLGFVLVPVLGAIPGFMGGIYLAERLRLGRHGEAMASLRTAMRQGGADLLTELFACLLITGAWLGAVLAG
- a CDS encoding LuxR family transcriptional regulator; translation: MLGVLGLEDTHEAAYRALVSVGAADVPDLARRLALGERDTERALRRLEQNGLAAQSSARPGRWVAAPPGVALGALLTQQRHELERAELAAALLAEEYRAAAAEPAVHDLVEVVTGAGAVAQRFLQLQLGAGDEVCALVTDKPVAVTGMENDAEEQATGRGVRYRVVVERSVLDLPTGITELTAALGRDEQVRVVDRVPTKLIVADRSLALVPLTARSSEPAALVVHSSGLLELLSGLFEVVWRDALPLRLGASGVTEQAPDGPDGTDLEILSLLLAGLTDASVAKQLDLGLRTVQRRVKRLMELTGVTTRLQLGWHAYERDWVARKH
- a CDS encoding protein phosphatase 2C domain-containing protein, encoding MSQQGGRPTGPTGPIGPEDDWWGQLYDDSTDDTGPTAAPDSLDDRFASAAGTLARGPAAPGPGEPTHPTPPPSPTAPEPGRPWWSRTPPAVPGPRTGDDAPRGSAGRAGGAAAEGTGSGGRGRYGSPGSPGAGDGGPGDGGPSPAAGPSRPRAPWEPPSATSAGPRSFPAAGPEPGGTGAPGARRPTPAGAPPPGEPSGPVAPGAGSVWSGSGHSGAPSVPAGAPPAGRTGSASPPVPGAGRPPAPRRPDPRGPTTSGSGAGDLREPPEAVPPPRAVSGLPPLPPPFLPSSDAADRDYVGSGPPTYDAAPSALPPADPDGLDGLVPDTVLEGARYGTCTLRAVSVRGDSARYRGEPRRDALLVARFGAGEQALILVAMATGARATAGAHRAAAEVCRWIGRAVGRSHARLAEDLRAARRGDLKSGLHRLTDRSLGRLRAGAAEQGLAPDEYAATLRCLLLPADPGCRTRVFFGVGAGGLLRLRDGAWQDMEPDAGDVTGEPVLGFGSAPSDAPSETPEGDRLTMDLGITTPPGPYDGPPAGPPREPFRFRASVARPGDVLLMCTAGLAEPLLSEPELGELLARRWAGRPAPGPGEFLADSGVRVKGYADDRTAAAVWEA
- a CDS encoding pyruvate dehydrogenase, whose protein sequence is MAKQNVAEQFVDILTRAGVERLYGVVGDSLNPVVDAVRRHSGIEWVHVRHEETAAFAAGAEAQITGKLAACAGSCGPGNLHLINGLYDAHRSMAPVLALASQIPSSEIGLGFFQETHPDQLFRECSHYSELISSPKQMPRLLQTAIQHAVGQGGVSVVSLPGDVADEPAPEKAAETALVTSRPTVRPGDEEIDRLVRMIDDADKVTLFCGSGTAGAHAEVMEFAGKLKAPVGHALRGKEFIQYDNPYDVGMSGLLGYGAAYEATHECDLLLLIGTDFPYNAFLPNDVKIAQIDVRPEHLGRRSKLDLAVWGDARETLRCLIPRVKEKKSRRFLDRMLKKHADALEGVVKAYTRKVDKHVPIHPEYVAALLDEMADDDAVFTVDTGMCNVWAARYISPNGRRRIIGSFSHGSMANALPMAIGAQFTDRRRQVVSMSGDGGFTMLMGDFLTLVQHDLPVKVVLFNNSSLGMVELEMLVAGLPSHGVANKNPDFAAVAEACGVFGVRVEKPKDLAGALKAAFKHKGPALVDVVTDPNALSIPPKISADMVTGFALSASKIVLDGGVGRMVQMARSNLRNVPRP
- a CDS encoding ATP-binding protein, giving the protein MKEQAVPQLRRRLGRADLRAVPEARRALRELLRHWGGPGQSEVAELLASELVTNALVHTDEGAVLTATVGPRALRVEVRDFVGRGRQPRPRAPQREESTNGRGLVLVESLADDWGVQPCEVGKSVWFELGAAAGAEAA
- a CDS encoding DUF2637 domain-containing protein, whose amino-acid sequence is MRLTDISLNWLLPGAVLLLGMLAAVAVLARGKRSSGKDAGADDSWERMEERRRRKEALYGTFSYVLLFCCAAVAAALSFHGLVGFGEQNLGLSGGWQYLVPFGLDGAAMFCSVLAVREASHGDAALGSRILVWAFAFAAAWFNWVHAPRGLGHAGAPHFFAGMSLSAAVLFDRALKQTRRAALREQGLVPRPLPQIRMVRWLRAPRETYRAWSLMLLEGVRSLDEAVEEVRDDRRQKEEKKLRRREQERLERAQLKAISRGHGHRGFPGRGGRQVEVEVQQVERGSERAAAEPAISTPEQLPAASRRPSLQPVRSGSEQMTVGTVDLTAEDDTQALPRLDSLERKLKDLEQQFG
- a CDS encoding (2Fe-2S)-binding protein; protein product: MPVARTALTDAYARLNEVLPGLGVTELAAADEVPGGDGWVTAASLAAGGSELAGFLAWDEAQVLRDYGQRARPDVIASFGLHRYAWPACLLITVPWFLHRRVPRHPAAHVSYDRTAAGLPLGRMAVRAASFACLPGDSAAGLPGARVVADEEALRAEVRAAVAEHLEPVLAGFGPRMRRRGRALWGMATDEVVEGLWYVAHLLGEQERARHELELLLPGATKPYVGDAAFRELKGPDGEPLHTRDRASCCMFFTLRPEDTCATCPRTCDADRVDRLLAATG